Proteins from one Microbacterium sp. Root553 genomic window:
- the glf gene encoding UDP-galactopyranose mutase: MDLLVVGSGFFGLTIAERAAAAGRKVTVIDRRHHIGGNAYSENEPETGIEVHRYGAHLFHTSNPTVWEYVNRFTTFTNYVHRVYTNHNGIVFPLPINLGTINQFFNAAHTPDEARALITELAGEFDPKSAQNLEERGIGLIGRPLYEAFIRDYTAKQWQTDPRDLPAEIISRLPVRYTYDNRYFNDTWEGLPTDGYTAWIERMADHENIEVKLEVDFFDESQPLNKKATVGQVPIVYTGPVDRYFDYAEGELSWRTLDFEEEVLQTGDFQGTPVMNYADAGVPYTRIHEFRHFHPEREDRYPKDKTVIMREFSRFATREDEPYYPVNTPTDRSGLLAYRELTKGENDVHFGGRLGTYQYLDMHMAIGSALSMWNNELA; this comes from the coding sequence ATGGATCTCCTCGTCGTCGGGTCTGGCTTCTTCGGACTCACCATCGCTGAACGCGCAGCCGCCGCCGGCCGGAAGGTCACGGTCATCGACCGCCGTCACCACATCGGCGGCAACGCCTACAGCGAGAACGAGCCGGAGACCGGGATCGAGGTGCACCGTTACGGCGCACACCTCTTCCACACCTCCAACCCGACCGTCTGGGAGTACGTCAACCGCTTCACGACGTTCACGAACTACGTGCATCGCGTCTACACGAACCACAACGGCATCGTGTTCCCGCTGCCCATCAACCTCGGCACGATCAACCAGTTCTTCAACGCCGCGCACACGCCGGACGAGGCGCGCGCGCTGATCACCGAGCTGGCGGGGGAGTTCGACCCGAAGTCCGCGCAGAACCTCGAGGAGCGCGGGATCGGGCTCATCGGACGCCCGCTCTACGAGGCGTTCATCCGGGACTACACGGCCAAGCAGTGGCAGACCGACCCGCGCGACCTCCCGGCCGAGATCATCAGCCGACTCCCCGTGCGCTACACCTACGACAACCGCTACTTCAACGACACGTGGGAGGGACTGCCGACCGACGGCTACACCGCGTGGATCGAGCGCATGGCCGACCACGAGAACATCGAGGTCAAGCTCGAGGTCGACTTCTTCGACGAGTCGCAGCCGCTCAACAAGAAGGCCACCGTCGGGCAGGTGCCGATCGTCTACACGGGTCCGGTCGACCGCTACTTCGACTACGCGGAGGGGGAGCTGTCCTGGCGCACCCTCGACTTCGAGGAGGAAGTGCTCCAGACCGGCGACTTCCAGGGAACGCCGGTGATGAACTACGCCGATGCGGGCGTCCCCTACACCCGCATCCACGAGTTCCGCCACTTCCACCCGGAGCGGGAGGACCGCTACCCCAAGGACAAGACGGTGATCATGCGGGAGTTCTCCCGCTTCGCGACGCGCGAGGACGAGCCGTACTACCCCGTCAACACCCCGACGGACCGCTCGGGCCTCCTGGCATACCGTGAACTGACCAAGGGTGAGAACGACGTCCACTTCGGCGGACGTCTCGGCACCTACCAGTACCTCGACATGCACATGGCCATCGGGTCTGCGCTGTCGATGTGGAACAACGAGCTGGCCTGA
- a CDS encoding glycosyltransferase, which produces MTENTRTNTDFVAVNHTVFPTEGVAEVSALYVDTGSGDGSQPGEAYEIVGRRSIRVYAHRRVSLSTYFNAFPASYWQHSTNVRSVRLVASVEGKGLISVYKSSARGRASALASKSFSDETVTFDLPITSFIDGGSYWFDIAAGNSDATLVSAEWQVAAPEDWTPGKTTVGITTFNRPSYCLNQIIAVGQNEHVHDVVDRVIVVDQGTDLVSDQPGFDDAAAALGDKLEVLRQPNLGGSGGFSRAMLESLGSEESRYVLLLDDDAISEPEAIVRAVRFADFAITPTIVGGGMLHLDDRSVLYTQGEVWDQRKSWMRPSGASEYDHDFAEETLRETPGLHRHLGADFNGWWMCLIPTAILREIGLSLPVFLKFDDIEYSLRARDHGYPTVCLPGVAVWHMAWHDKDPTRTWEEYFIHRNRVITGLLHSHVRNGGFLPLHSFLGDIKLLFMLQYSAVRLRHEALRDVMRGPAVLPDLLPGKQAEIREMRTAYIDSKVVEDLSALPPVRRSSFAILGGVRKPTNPIAALVLAARVGARQLLIKQSPGSRLNPERIISAQDINWWRFADIDSALVTSPDGLGVAWYQRDRSTMHRFLLRSIRLNLALARRWKVLSEEFAKGTPKVTSPDQWRATFDKVQKD; this is translated from the coding sequence ATGACTGAGAACACGAGAACGAACACCGACTTCGTCGCCGTCAATCACACGGTCTTCCCCACCGAGGGCGTGGCCGAGGTCTCGGCCCTCTACGTCGACACCGGCTCCGGAGACGGCTCCCAGCCCGGAGAGGCGTACGAGATCGTCGGGCGTCGCAGCATCCGTGTGTACGCGCACCGCCGCGTCTCGCTGAGCACCTACTTCAACGCGTTCCCGGCCAGCTACTGGCAGCACTCGACGAACGTCCGTTCGGTCCGTCTCGTCGCATCGGTCGAGGGCAAGGGACTGATCTCGGTGTACAAGTCGAGCGCCCGTGGACGCGCATCGGCGCTCGCCTCGAAGTCGTTCTCCGACGAGACGGTCACCTTCGACCTCCCGATCACCTCGTTCATCGACGGCGGCTCCTACTGGTTCGACATCGCGGCAGGGAACTCCGATGCGACGCTCGTGTCCGCCGAGTGGCAGGTCGCGGCTCCCGAGGACTGGACGCCCGGCAAGACGACGGTGGGCATCACCACCTTCAACCGCCCGTCGTACTGCCTGAACCAGATCATCGCGGTGGGGCAGAACGAGCACGTGCACGATGTGGTCGATCGCGTGATCGTGGTGGACCAGGGCACCGATCTCGTCTCGGATCAGCCGGGTTTCGACGACGCCGCCGCGGCGCTCGGCGACAAGCTGGAGGTCCTGCGTCAGCCGAACCTCGGTGGCTCCGGCGGGTTCTCGCGGGCCATGCTCGAGTCGCTGGGCTCCGAGGAGAGCCGGTACGTGCTGCTGCTCGACGACGACGCGATCTCCGAGCCTGAGGCCATCGTGCGGGCCGTGCGCTTCGCGGACTTCGCGATCACCCCGACCATCGTCGGCGGCGGCATGCTGCACCTCGACGACCGCTCCGTCCTGTACACGCAGGGCGAGGTGTGGGATCAGCGCAAGTCCTGGATGCGCCCCTCCGGCGCCAGCGAGTACGACCACGACTTCGCGGAGGAGACCCTGCGCGAGACCCCGGGGCTGCACCGCCACCTCGGCGCGGACTTCAACGGGTGGTGGATGTGTCTCATCCCGACCGCGATCCTCCGCGAGATCGGTCTGTCGCTGCCGGTGTTCCTCAAGTTCGACGACATCGAGTACTCGCTGCGTGCGCGCGATCACGGGTACCCGACCGTCTGCCTGCCCGGAGTCGCCGTGTGGCACATGGCCTGGCACGACAAGGACCCCACTCGCACGTGGGAGGAGTACTTCATCCACCGCAACCGGGTGATCACCGGTCTCCTCCACTCGCATGTCCGCAACGGCGGGTTCCTTCCGCTGCACTCCTTCCTCGGTGACATCAAGCTCCTGTTCATGCTGCAGTATTCGGCGGTGCGCCTGCGGCACGAGGCCCTGCGCGACGTCATGCGCGGCCCCGCCGTGCTGCCCGATCTGCTCCCGGGCAAGCAGGCGGAGATCCGCGAGATGCGCACGGCGTACATCGACTCGAAGGTCGTCGAAGACCTCTCCGCGCTCCCGCCCGTCCGTCGCTCCTCGTTCGCGATCCTCGGCGGCGTGCGCAAGCCGACGAACCCGATCGCGGCGCTCGTGCTCGCCGCCAGGGTCGGAGCGCGTCAGCTCCTGATCAAGCAGTCGCCAGGCAGCCGCCTCAACCCCGAGCGGATCATCTCGGCGCAGGACATCAACTGGTGGCGGTTCGCCGACATCGATTCCGCGCTCGTGACCTCGCCCGACGGGCTCGGCGTCGCCTGGTACCAGCGTGATCGCTCGACGATGCACCGCTTCCTCCTCCGCAGCATCCGGCTCAACCTCGCTCTGGCGCGGCGCTGGAAGGTGCTGTCCGAGGAGTTCGCGAAGGGCACCCCGAAGGTCACCTCGCCCGATCAGTGGCGGGCGACGTTCGATAAGGTGCAGAAGGACTGA
- a CDS encoding ABC transporter permease — protein MSKSTVGAPGTPRRYLHSLWLLSARDLKVRYATSSLGYLWSVLDPLVMSAIYWFVFTQIFHRSVGEDPYIVFLIVALLPWVWFNSSVSDFTRAFRKDSRLVRSTAIPRSIWVNRIVLSKGIEFLLSLPVLVLFAVFSGATVSWSLLWFPVAMIMQVVLLVGLGLLVAPLCVLYVDLERTTALILRALFYASPVIYSFRDLPAPFHTIGAFNPLAGIFTLYRVGFFPELWEPMPVIVSAVMCVAILALGIWTFRALERPVLKEL, from the coding sequence ATGAGCAAGTCGACCGTCGGGGCGCCCGGCACGCCTCGACGGTACCTGCATTCGCTGTGGCTGCTGTCGGCGCGCGATCTCAAGGTGCGCTACGCGACGAGTTCGCTCGGCTACCTGTGGTCGGTGCTCGATCCGCTCGTGATGAGCGCGATCTACTGGTTCGTCTTCACCCAGATCTTCCACCGCAGCGTCGGTGAGGACCCGTACATCGTGTTCCTCATCGTGGCGCTGCTGCCGTGGGTCTGGTTCAACTCGTCGGTCTCGGACTTCACACGTGCCTTCCGCAAGGATTCGAGGCTCGTCAGATCCACCGCGATCCCGCGGTCGATCTGGGTGAACCGGATCGTGCTCAGCAAGGGCATCGAGTTCCTCCTGTCTCTTCCGGTCCTCGTGCTGTTCGCGGTGTTCAGCGGGGCGACCGTCAGCTGGTCGCTGCTCTGGTTCCCCGTGGCCATGATCATGCAGGTCGTCCTGCTCGTCGGTCTGGGGCTGCTCGTGGCGCCGCTGTGCGTGCTCTACGTCGACCTCGAGCGCACGACGGCGCTGATCCTGCGGGCGCTCTTCTACGCCTCTCCGGTGATCTACAGCTTCCGCGACCTTCCGGCTCCCTTCCACACGATCGGAGCCTTCAACCCGCTCGCCGGCATCTTCACCCTGTATCGGGTCGGGTTCTTCCCCGAGCTGTGGGAGCCGATGCCCGTGATCGTCAGCGCGGTGATGTGCGTGGCGATCCTCGCACTGGGCATCTGGACCTTCCGCGCCCTCGAGCGCCCCGTGCTGAAGGAGCTGTGA
- a CDS encoding ABC transporter ATP-binding protein — protein sequence MPVAIEVSGLGVRFRRNRRGGRTFKDLFAGAARRSRPGEFWALRDVSFSVQQGESIGVVGRNGQGKSTLLRLVAKVLLADEGTVAVNGGVAPLIEITGGFVGDLTVRENVRLTSGLHGMSKDEVSRRYDGIIAFAELDGFEDTPYKHLSNGMKVRLAFSVVSQLDEPILLVDEVLAVGDKAFRDKCYRRIDELLADGRTLFFVSHNERDLRRFCTRGLYLDGGALVMDASIAEVLDRYNADIAT from the coding sequence ATGCCGGTCGCCATCGAAGTGTCAGGACTCGGGGTGCGCTTCCGGCGCAACCGTCGAGGCGGCCGCACGTTCAAGGATCTCTTCGCCGGTGCAGCCCGACGTTCGCGCCCCGGAGAGTTCTGGGCACTGCGGGACGTCAGCTTCTCGGTGCAGCAGGGGGAGTCGATCGGTGTCGTCGGTCGCAACGGGCAGGGCAAGTCGACCCTGCTGCGCCTCGTCGCCAAGGTTCTGCTCGCAGACGAGGGGACGGTGGCCGTCAACGGAGGTGTCGCACCGCTGATCGAGATCACCGGAGGCTTCGTGGGCGATCTGACGGTGCGAGAGAACGTCCGGCTCACCTCCGGCCTGCACGGGATGTCGAAAGACGAGGTGTCGCGTCGCTACGACGGGATCATCGCCTTCGCCGAGCTCGACGGTTTCGAGGACACCCCCTACAAGCACCTGTCGAACGGCATGAAGGTGCGTCTCGCGTTCTCGGTGGTGTCTCAGCTCGACGAGCCCATCCTGCTCGTCGACGAAGTGCTCGCCGTCGGCGACAAGGCGTTCCGAGACAAGTGCTATCGGCGGATCGACGAACTCCTCGCCGACGGTCGCACCCTGTTCTTCGTCAGCCACAACGAGCGCGACCTCCGCCGTTTCTGCACGCGAGGTCTGTACCTCGACGGGGGCGCACTGGTGATGGATGCCTCCATCGCCGAGGTGCTCGACCGGTACAACGCGGACATCGCGACCTGA
- a CDS encoding polysaccharide pyruvyl transferase family protein, which translates to MALSAARAATNLRRAASRLFAAPQGPVYLVSAGGQPNFGDEFITRSWLDWLXEHQPDREVWLDTIEPGRAAHLFHDTHPRLRTTNTLWHMAHTGPADPEPAGERAGTLLRDLGSPRYDLGLRELRRMESVHLLGGGYMNEIWPENFGVIAAMTTLKADFGIRIYATGQGFMPVSGDLRERLAEQFAQFDYAEARDADSADAVGVRAGVDDAFLAFANSRELYAAEEDVPDAMVLVQGDMFDDEDDSDLRDLVEAFRAQHGGSGVGFAEAIPPDDSKYAAEHVDEGAPFFPFVRMWDHGFPAKAGQDWLTSRFHFHLLAAAAGARGTVVNARSGYYDVKHGSLITLGTGWTLRDDVDAGELRATAAADFPARARLLGEEKAQLAARLYASPERD; encoded by the coding sequence ATGGCTCTCTCTGCTGCGCGCGCGGCGACGAATCTGCGTCGCGCCGCCTCCCGACTCTTCGCCGCGCCGCAGGGCCCGGTCTATCTGGTCTCGGCGGGGGGACAGCCGAACTTCGGCGACGAGTTCATCACTCGCTCCTGGCTCGACTGGCTCSCCGAGCATCAGCCCGACCGCGAGGTGTGGCTCGACACCATCGAGCCGGGGCGCGCCGCTCACCTGTTCCACGACACCCACCCGCGCCTGCGGACGACGAACACTCTGTGGCACATGGCGCACACGGGCCCGGCGGACCCGGAACCCGCCGGCGAGCGGGCCGGCACGTTGCTGCGCGACCTCGGATCCCCACGGTACGACCTCGGGCTCAGGGAGCTGCGCCGGATGGAGTCGGTGCATCTGCTCGGTGGGGGATACATGAACGAGATCTGGCCCGAGAACTTCGGCGTGATCGCGGCGATGACCACGCTGAAGGCGGACTTCGGCATCAGGATCTACGCCACCGGTCAGGGATTCATGCCGGTCAGCGGCGACCTGCGCGAGCGCCTCGCGGAGCAGTTCGCGCAGTTCGACTACGCGGAGGCGCGTGACGCCGACAGTGCGGACGCCGTCGGAGTGCGTGCCGGGGTCGACGATGCCTTCCTCGCGTTCGCGAACAGCCGCGAACTCTACGCGGCCGAGGAGGACGTCCCCGACGCGATGGTCCTGGTCCAGGGCGACATGTTCGACGATGAGGACGACTCCGACCTGCGCGATCTGGTGGAGGCGTTCAGGGCGCAGCACGGCGGCTCGGGAGTCGGCTTCGCCGAGGCGATCCCGCCGGACGACTCGAAGTACGCCGCGGAGCACGTCGACGAGGGGGCGCCGTTCTTCCCCTTCGTCCGCATGTGGGACCACGGCTTTCCGGCCAAGGCGGGGCAGGACTGGCTGACCTCCCGCTTCCACTTCCACCTCCTCGCGGCGGCGGCCGGTGCGAGGGGCACCGTCGTGAACGCGCGTTCGGGGTACTACGACGTCAAGCACGGTTCGCTGATCACGCTCGGCACCGGATGGACCCTGCGCGACGACGTCGATGCCGGAGAGCTGCGCGCCACGGCGGCGGCCGACTTCCCGGCTCGTGCGCGCCTGCTGGGCGAGGAGAAGGCACAGCTCGCCGCACGGCTGTACGCGTCTCCCGAGCGGGACTAG
- a CDS encoding glycosyltransferase family 2 protein → MTHVPFDPASATIVIVTFNRSHLLTGLLESIASMEPKPGHVVIIDNASSDDTTEVVDSFRERLGTELVYRRLETNTGGSGGFSEGMRTAYELGSEWIWMMDDDVEVVPDGLAKMGKWTPRFKSIQGRRYDYDGSEFYWQYRIAERMGIPIPFAPSGFDSSGYKEMNSGCFEGMFIHRSIVTQIGLPDPRFFIYWDDQMYGWLASRRTTAVIVDEFVLRRTREIKQWDMGIRHMNASSNAYRFYIMRNRAYIKQYYRVHGTYNPVLFGLGTSMTFAKELIRLLFVERTVRGTSNLFRGLKEGGVLGRDRSWTPMPPLEG, encoded by the coding sequence GTGACACATGTCCCCTTCGACCCGGCGTCCGCGACGATCGTCATCGTCACGTTCAACCGCTCCCACCTGCTGACGGGCCTTCTCGAGAGCATCGCCTCGATGGAACCGAAGCCGGGCCACGTCGTGATCATCGACAACGCGTCGTCCGACGACACCACCGAGGTCGTCGACTCGTTCCGCGAGCGCCTCGGCACCGAACTCGTGTACCGGCGCCTGGAGACGAACACGGGCGGCTCCGGCGGCTTCAGCGAGGGCATGCGCACCGCGTACGAACTGGGCTCCGAGTGGATCTGGATGATGGACGACGACGTCGAGGTCGTCCCCGACGGTCTCGCCAAGATGGGAAAGTGGACGCCCCGCTTCAAGAGCATCCAGGGCCGACGCTACGACTACGACGGCAGCGAGTTCTACTGGCAGTACCGCATCGCCGAGCGCATGGGCATCCCGATCCCGTTCGCCCCGTCCGGCTTCGACTCCTCCGGCTACAAGGAGATGAACAGCGGATGCTTCGAGGGCATGTTCATCCACCGCTCGATCGTGACGCAGATCGGCCTGCCCGACCCGAGGTTCTTCATCTACTGGGACGACCAGATGTACGGCTGGCTCGCCTCGCGCAGGACCACCGCCGTCATCGTCGACGAGTTCGTGCTGCGGCGCACCCGTGAGATCAAGCAGTGGGACATGGGCATCCGCCACATGAACGCGTCGAGCAACGCCTACCGCTTCTACATCATGCGCAATCGCGCGTACATCAAGCAGTACTACCGCGTGCACGGCACCTACAACCCGGTCCTGTTCGGGCTCGGCACGTCGATGACCTTCGCCAAGGAGCTCATCCGGCTGCTGTTCGTGGAGCGCACCGTGCGCGGCACCAGCAATCTGTTCCGCGGACTCAAAGAGGGCGGCGTGCTCGGACGCGACCGCTCCTGGACGCCGATGCCACCCCTGGAGGGCTGA
- a CDS encoding lipid A core--O-antigen ligase, protein MTSTRRLPDLLSSAEFARAYTIAVLTAVFASFTIERASSAVTLGTVIAALCGLGAAILWVRREELSLLRIAPSSLLAFLAWAAISLAWSTDKSDTILGWLELVGFAFLAITVGHIRDTLQTVRALGDTLRLLLVVSLGLEILSGVLLDTPFTFLGIQGLLADGGPVQGIFGSRNMLGFVTVIALITFVIEWRSQSLTPRIAVPSIGLAAMLAFFSSSPTVLVLAAAVGVVAFALTIVRHAPSERRTFVQWVLGVLVALALAAAFALRHVIIAVLDAGSDFSIRATLWNTILDFSALKPLEGWGWFGSWARGEFPFTYINFLLDDRHQSALNAYFDVLLQLGTAGLLLFLLFGGIATVRSWLVASIRRSVVYAWTPLMLVTLAVESMFESFTLVGAGWFMLVLCALRAGQSRSWRENIDAAHTGAIPTLRSER, encoded by the coding sequence GTGACCTCGACGCGCCGACTGCCGGACCTGCTCAGCTCCGCAGAATTCGCCCGCGCCTACACGATCGCGGTCCTGACCGCGGTCTTCGCCTCCTTCACGATCGAGCGGGCGTCTTCTGCGGTGACCCTGGGGACGGTGATCGCCGCTCTGTGCGGCCTGGGGGCCGCGATCCTCTGGGTGCGGCGGGAGGAGCTCTCGCTCCTGCGCATCGCACCGTCATCACTTCTCGCCTTCCTGGCCTGGGCGGCGATCAGCCTCGCGTGGAGCACGGACAAGTCCGACACGATCCTCGGGTGGCTGGAGCTGGTCGGCTTCGCCTTCCTCGCCATCACGGTCGGCCACATCCGCGACACCCTGCAGACCGTGCGCGCGCTCGGCGACACGCTCCGCCTCCTCCTGGTCGTCTCGCTCGGGCTGGAGATCCTCTCCGGCGTCCTGCTCGACACTCCCTTCACCTTCCTGGGGATCCAGGGTCTGCTCGCCGACGGGGGGCCCGTGCAGGGCATCTTCGGCAGCCGCAACATGCTCGGCTTCGTCACGGTGATCGCGCTCATCACGTTCGTGATCGAGTGGCGCTCGCAGTCCCTCACGCCACGCATCGCCGTCCCGTCGATCGGGCTGGCCGCCATGCTGGCGTTCTTCTCCTCCTCTCCCACCGTGCTGGTGCTGGCGGCGGCGGTGGGGGTCGTGGCCTTCGCTCTCACGATCGTCCGACACGCGCCGAGCGAGCGGCGGACCTTCGTCCAGTGGGTGCTCGGGGTCCTGGTCGCCCTGGCCCTCGCCGCGGCGTTCGCCCTGCGGCACGTGATCATCGCGGTGCTGGATGCCGGTTCGGACTTCTCCATCAGAGCGACGCTGTGGAACACCATCCTCGACTTCTCAGCGCTCAAACCCCTCGAGGGCTGGGGGTGGTTCGGGTCGTGGGCGCGCGGCGAGTTCCCCTTCACCTACATCAACTTCCTGCTCGACGATCGTCATCAGAGCGCACTGAACGCGTACTTCGACGTCCTGCTGCAGCTGGGAACGGCCGGGCTCCTGCTCTTCCTCCTGTTCGGCGGGATCGCGACCGTGCGCTCCTGGCTCGTGGCGAGCATCCGCCGATCCGTCGTGTACGCCTGGACCCCGCTCATGCTCGTCACCCTCGCGGTGGAGTCGATGTTCGAGAGCTTCACCCTGGTCGGCGCCGGGTGGTTCATGCTCGTCCTGTGCGCGCTGCGTGCGGGGCAATCCCGCTCCTGGCGCGAGAACATCGACGCCGCGCACACGGGTGCGATCCCGACCCTGCGCTCGGAGCGCTGA
- a CDS encoding O-antigen ligase family protein — MAHYTKHPVAAPPRAPERESTGHLVLRGFVIMMMLAAFAHSAIYNVVGEIGAFITLIAFLIATLAIGIPMIARRRPSAFPWRRLPWAAVGYTALALLSVAWSQWRGATVITWVLLATVTVGALFIVQVLTWHEIVRALASTFKWILGLSLAIELWVALVVHEPILPNFFVRPEGDLDPHWYWVRGNLLDGGRIQGIVGNSNILAIICLFALLTFGVLFAARTRWRTTLALWSLLAAYFLLRAGSATAYACAAAAALVLVVALLMRRARTPGARTRLYVIFIGGTAVVSAALWLLREPLFALLGRSADLTGRSDRIWSAVLERVAQHPLFGNGFSSPWVPFDPAFQGWIKDHGITVFHAHNMWLDVLMQLGVLGVILMAFAYLSLLWRSWFFAIDRPRWDLGADRPYSALTLLPSLFTAVLLVQGLTESTPIMLWGWMLLVMFSFKIKVVPLVGIGERERVIERGERTRRVP, encoded by the coding sequence ATGGCGCATTACACGAAGCATCCGGTCGCGGCCCCGCCCCGCGCGCCCGAGCGCGAATCGACGGGGCATCTGGTGCTGCGCGGATTCGTGATCATGATGATGCTCGCCGCCTTCGCGCACTCGGCGATCTACAACGTCGTCGGCGAGATCGGCGCGTTCATCACCCTGATCGCCTTCCTCATCGCCACCCTCGCCATCGGCATCCCGATGATCGCCCGCCGCCGACCGAGCGCCTTCCCCTGGCGCCGCCTCCCCTGGGCGGCGGTGGGCTACACGGCGCTCGCACTGCTCTCGGTCGCCTGGTCGCAGTGGCGTGGCGCCACCGTCATCACCTGGGTGCTGCTCGCGACGGTGACCGTCGGCGCACTGTTCATCGTGCAGGTGCTGACCTGGCACGAGATCGTGCGCGCGCTCGCCTCGACGTTCAAGTGGATCCTCGGCCTCTCGCTCGCGATCGAGCTCTGGGTCGCTCTCGTCGTGCACGAGCCGATCCTGCCGAACTTCTTCGTACGCCCCGAGGGCGACCTCGACCCGCACTGGTACTGGGTGCGCGGGAACCTCCTGGACGGAGGCCGTATCCAGGGCATCGTCGGCAACTCGAACATCCTGGCGATCATCTGCCTGTTCGCGCTGCTCACGTTCGGGGTGCTGTTCGCGGCGCGCACGCGGTGGCGCACGACTCTCGCGCTGTGGTCTCTGCTCGCGGCCTACTTCCTGCTCCGCGCGGGGTCTGCCACCGCGTACGCGTGCGCCGCGGCCGCCGCACTCGTGCTGGTGGTCGCCCTGCTGATGCGCCGCGCCCGCACTCCGGGCGCACGCACGCGGCTGTACGTGATCTTCATCGGCGGCACGGCCGTCGTGAGCGCAGCGCTGTGGCTGCTGCGCGAGCCCCTCTTCGCGCTGCTCGGTCGGAGCGCCGACCTCACGGGTCGATCCGACCGGATCTGGAGCGCGGTCCTGGAGCGGGTCGCGCAGCATCCGCTCTTCGGCAACGGATTCTCCAGCCCCTGGGTCCCCTTCGACCCGGCATTCCAGGGCTGGATCAAGGATCACGGCATCACGGTCTTCCACGCGCACAACATGTGGCTCGACGTGCTCATGCAGCTCGGAGTGCTCGGCGTCATCCTGATGGCGTTCGCCTACCTCAGCCTGCTGTGGAGGTCGTGGTTCTTCGCGATCGACCGGCCACGGTGGGACCTGGGCGCCGATCGCCCGTACTCGGCCCTCACGCTGCTGCCGAGCCTCTTCACCGCCGTGCTGCTCGTGCAGGGGCTGACCGAATCGACCCCGATCATGCTGTGGGGCTGGATGCTCCTGGTCATGTTCTCGTTCAAGATCAAGGTAGTCCCCCTGGTCGGCATCGGCGAACGCGAGCGTGTGATCGAACGCGGCGAGAGAACCCGGCGGGTGCCGTGA
- the manA gene encoding mannose-6-phosphate isomerase, class I — protein MLLSLSNVPRDYAWGSQTLLAELEGRAASDAPEAEVWFGDHPGDPADVEGGSTLDAVTGGSLPYLLKLLAAASPLSIQVHPTIEQARAGWEREAALASDDPTRNYRDDNHKPELIVALSERFESLSGLRPVDDTLRLLDVLGTGAGVGALAARLRGEGDVLRDTIGWLLSGQAQAAVDDVIDAVRSVTASDAGEWSVALRAVADVSRTYPGDPGVVVALLMNHVVLQRGEAVFLRAGLLHAYIAGLGVEIMAASDNVLRGGLTPKRIDVPELLGILDTTTGEVPVLRPDAVGAVTEYPVPVADFALRRIALDGADVDVEVDGPTMVLATAGRVQVRGADGETRDVPIGTAAFATADEGRLTVVGAGEAFVASPGSRTD, from the coding sequence ATGCTGCTGAGTCTCTCGAACGTGCCCCGCGACTACGCCTGGGGGTCGCAGACGCTCCTCGCCGAACTCGAGGGCCGCGCCGCCTCGGACGCTCCGGAGGCGGAGGTGTGGTTCGGCGACCATCCTGGGGATCCGGCCGATGTGGAGGGCGGATCCACGCTCGATGCCGTCACCGGCGGCTCGCTTCCCTACCTGCTGAAGCTCCTCGCGGCAGCCTCGCCGCTGTCGATCCAGGTGCACCCGACGATCGAGCAGGCCAGGGCGGGATGGGAGCGGGAGGCCGCTCTCGCCTCCGACGACCCGACGCGCAACTACCGCGACGACAACCACAAGCCCGAGCTGATCGTGGCGCTCAGCGAGCGCTTCGAGTCGCTCAGCGGTCTTCGTCCGGTCGACGACACACTGCGCCTGCTGGATGTGCTCGGCACGGGTGCCGGTGTCGGCGCTCTCGCCGCGCGTCTTCGCGGAGAGGGGGACGTCCTGCGTGACACGATCGGCTGGCTCCTCTCCGGGCAGGCGCAGGCCGCCGTCGACGACGTGATCGACGCGGTGCGGTCCGTGACCGCGTCCGATGCGGGGGAGTGGAGCGTCGCGCTGCGTGCGGTGGCGGACGTCTCGCGCACCTACCCCGGTGACCCGGGCGTCGTGGTCGCACTGCTGATGAATCATGTGGTGCTCCAGCGGGGTGAGGCCGTGTTCCTCCGGGCAGGACTGCTGCACGCGTACATCGCAGGTCTCGGCGTCGAGATCATGGCCGCGAGCGACAACGTGCTCCGGGGCGGTCTCACGCCCAAGCGCATCGACGTGCCCGAGCTCCTCGGGATCCTGGACACCACCACCGGGGAGGTCCCGGTGCTCCGCCCCGACGCGGTCGGCGCGGTCACCGAATATCCGGTCCCGGTCGCCGACTTCGCGCTGCGACGGATCGCGCTCGACGGCGCCGACGTGGACGTCGAGGTGGACGGACCGACCATGGTGCTCGCGACCGCCGGACGGGTGCAGGTGCGCGGCGCGGACGGCGAGACGCGGGACGTCCCGATCGGCACCGCGGCCTTCGCGACCGCCGACGAGGGACGCCTCACCGTCGTCGGCGCGGGGGAGGCCTTCGTGGCGTCTCCCGGATCACGCACGGACTGA